CAGAGGCCATTTTTGCGAGTCCGCGCTCCTCCTCAAACGTTAGTGCCGTGTCAGAAGCCTGCGTTTTCTGAGGCGTTACGATTCCGCTTGGCGTTGCTTTGTTGTCGACTTTGAACGCACCGCCCGACGGTGTAAGCATTGTGCTTTTGATTTCACGTGGGCTTACTGCTGTGCGGAACTGGCTGGCCTTCATTGACTTGCTTCCGTTTGAGCCAATGAATGTCATTGTTACCGCCCTTCCGCCGTCATCGACTTCTGACACCTGAACCTCTGAGATTTCGCCGATGTCATCCCCTGTAACTTTCTTCACGGCGTTCTGTATTCTCTGCGCCGAAATTTTCGCGTTCCATGATGAGACGGGCGATTTGTAGTTGACTATCTCAGGGACTCCCTTCAGGTATGGATAATTCGTACCCCATACGTCAGAAATATCCGCCGTGTGTCCGCCGCTGTCTGAGTGGAAGTACGTAATCGCCAAATCTTTGCCGTAAGTCAGGACTTCACCTGCCGTGCTTGCGACAGCCTGATTCGTTTTCGCCGTCTCGACTCCTGCTCCCTTGTAGACCTGATCCGCGTCAGTGTCGACAACATCATAGCCCTTCTCGGCTCTGTTCATGCTCTGCTTCAGGACGTAGGTACGGGCGCAGATGGCCTGAGTCCGCAGTGCTTCATTGTGCCAGTTTGCGCCGACTTCAGCAGGGAGAACCCCGCACAAATACGACTCTACATCAATCACATTCAGCAGTCCCGCACGAGGCGTAATCATGAATGCCCCCCGGTACATTCTCCCTTTGTGCTGTAACAATCCCGCCCCCGAAATTCTCACAGGCAGGAGAAACTGATGACCCATAATCACAGCATAGCCGCCGCTTACGGAAATTTCTGCGCTGTCTCCGAGATTGGCGAGTCGGCCTTCTGAGTCTGTCATAGTGAGCATTCCTTCTGTTATTCCGATAGAGTAAGAGCCGGAGTTTGACAGCCTCACATAGACATCACGCGCAAAACTTTCGCCCGGCCATGTGAGAACGAATGCCATAATGACAAAAATTCTGATACGAATATCAATCATCCCCCCTCATACAAAGAAAGACCCGCAACAGCCGCCGCGAGAGCATCTGCCGTGTCATCGGGTCTCGGTGTTTCCTCAAGTGATAATATTTCCCGCACTGCCGCCTGTATGTCGTGCTTTTTCGCCTTTATGTTTCCTGTTACGCTGCGTTTTATGCTGTTTGGAGTAAGCTCTATGAACGGGAGATTGTTTTCCGCAATGAGGAGCATTATTACTCCCCGCGCCTGATAAACATATTCAGCTGTCCTTGCATTTTTCCCGAAAAACAATTTTTCAACCGACACGAAATCAGGACAAAGAGCCGTAATTTTCTCCTGCAAGACGGTATGAAGTTTCAGCAAACGCTCTGTGAATTTCATTGCCGGAGTCGTCTCTATACAGCCGTAACCGACAGCGCAAAGCCCCGAATCCGTCATCATTACAGCACCGTAACCAAGTCGGGCAAGTCCGGGATCTATTCCCAGACATACAGGCAACTAATCATCCTCGATCTTTGACGCTACCTCGTCAGGAATGTCAAAGTTAGAGTAAACATTCTGAACGTCGTCGTGTTCCTCAAGAGCGTCAACAAGCCGCAGAACTTTCCGCGCCGCTTCCGGGTCTGAGACTTCAACGGGAGTTTTTGCGATCATTGAGACTTCAGCATTATCTATGACATATTTCGCGTCCTCAAGAGCTTTCTGCAATGTGTCAAGGTCTGACGGCTCGCAGTACAGCGTGAAGCCCTCATCATTTGCTTCCATGTCGGACATACCCGAATCGAGTCCGAGAGTCATTAGTTCGTCCTCGTCAATATCTTTCCCTTTTACTTCAATGACTCCTTTTCTGTCGAACATCCACGCCACAGAGCCTTCCGAACCCATCTGCCCGCCGTTTCTGGCAAGGAGTGCGCGAATTTCGGGGGTAGTGCGGTTTCTGTTGTCGGTCATGACGTTCACGAGGACTGCTATACCTGAAGGGCCGATTACCTCGTAGGTGAGTTCGTCATATGAGATGTCGCCAAGCTCGCCCGTTCCGCGTTTTATGGCGCGTGTGATATTGTCGTTGGGTACGCTTACGGCCTTTGCGCGTTCGATGGCTGTCTTTAGGCGCATGTTCATGGCCGGGTCTCCGCCGCCGTCTTTGGCCGCGATGATTATTGCGCGCACGAGCTTCTGAAACAGGTTACCGCGCTTTGCGTCCTGAGCTGCTTTTCTGTGCTTGATGTTTGCCCATTTTGAATGTCCTGACATGTTAAATCACTCCTAAATATTAAAGATACCCCACTGTTTCCCACTTGTGAGGTGTTACCCTCCTTCCGCTTGCGCTCCCTCCCTCCTTGTCAGGGGGGGACGAGAGACTCGCCCGTGTTCTTGCCTCCCCTGCGAAAGGGGAGGGCAGGGTGGGGTCGGGGAAGATTTTATTTCCCGAAGAAAGGAATCGGCTTGCGTTTGTGTTCTGAGCGTCTCCGCATAACGTCAATGCGCTGTTTTGCTGACGGGTCATCAATTTTCCCGGACGCTAAATATTCGTCGAGTACGTCATACGTGAATCCCATATCGCCCTCATCAGTCTGTCCGTCAACGAGTCCCGCGCTTGGAGCTTTCGTGATGATTCGTTCGGGGACTCCCAGTATTTTGGCCATTGCCCGAATATCACGCTTCAGGAAGCTCACCAGCGGCAGCAAGTCAGAGCCTGAGTCGCCGTATTTCGTGAAGTATCCTGTCTCGTATTCTGACCTGTTGCTTGTCCCGCAGACTAAAAGCCCGTTTGACTGGCCGAGAGCGTAAAGCGTAACCATTCGGAGTCTGGCCTTCATGTTTGAGCGGACTAGGGGACTAAGATTCCCGCCGATTGCATCGCACATAACGGTGAATGTTTCTGACAGGTCAGCGCGGGTATATCTCACGTCAAGAGATTCTGCGAGGAGGATTGCGTCTTTCTCGTCATCGGGATTGCTTCCGCACGGCATAATCACGCCGAGTACACCTTCACGGCCTAACGCTTCACGGCCTAACGCCGCAAGGACTGAGGAGTCAATTCCGCCGGAGAGTCCGAGAATTATTCCTTTCGCGCCGGCTTTCCCGACCTCATCAGACAGCCATTTTTCGCACTGAATTACTACATCGCGCAAGTCTTTGTGTTCCTCTCTATTTTGTGTGGATAAAATTTTCTGTATTATACACTCATTTGTTACAGCCTGAAGATTATTCCGATGTTACGAGAATTTCGCCGTCCCCCGAAAACGCATAATCATGTTCACAGTTACACGGCACGAAAATATTTCCCCCCTTCAGCAGCCCGCACGAAAAATCACCGCACCTGAACACGCATTCACCGTCAATGCACATCATGAAGCGGAAGCCTTTTCCCTGAGTGTTACCCGTGAAAGGAGCGCGGAGTCTCTCAGCCCGAAATTTGTTGCAGCTCACTATGACATTTCCCGCCCGGCCCGGAGGCGTGATATTCAGCGGGAATGTGTTTGTTACGTCAAGTGCCTTGCGTATGTGAAGCTCCCGCGGCTTTCCGTCTGCGCCTAATCTCCCGTAATCGTATACCCTGTACGTTATGTTGCTGTTCTCTTGAATCTCTGCTAACGTTATCCCCGCCCCGATTGCGTGAATCGTCCCGGCAGGTATGAAGAACATATCACCGTCATTAACATAAATTTTCCTCAGAATGTCCGTTAATGTCTCATCCATTATTGCCCGCTCAAATTCACGCCGCGTAACATGCCTGCTGAAACCGAGATATATATACGCTCCTTCCTCATGGCCGAGAATGTACCACGCCTCAATTTTTCCCCGGCTGTGTTCGACTCTCCGTGCGTATTCCGTGAACGGGTGAACCTGAACCGACAAAGGCCGGGCAGCGTCAATCAGTTTCACCATAAGCGGGAAAGAATCATCAGGGCTGAATTTTCCTGAGACTATCGCCGGAAATCTCCTCACAGCCTCCGAGAGAGTCAGCCCGGATAATTCGCCGTCAAGAATGATATTGTCCCCGTCCGGGTGAGAGGCTAATTCCCAGCTCTCAGCGAGAGTTTCAGACTCAGGAGTCTTCCTCCATGACGTTATGAGATTCTTACCGCCCCATATGTAGTCCTTGTAGACCGGCTTTAACCTGAACGGCAGCATGATTTACACCGACATTTTTCCGCCGTCAATGTAGACTCTTGGGACTCTTGCTGACGGAGCGCAGACTATCTCATGAATTATTGTCCCGGCGTTTTTCGCGGCAATGGGTGCAAGTTCCCCGTCAAGAATCACAGCGACATCCCCGGCTTTCACGTTCGGTACATCAGTAACATCAATCATCATCATGTCCATGCACACCCGCCCTAACACAGGACACGCCGCCCCGTGAACTTTCACGCCGTAATTGTTCGACAGTACGCGGTGAACACCGTCAGCATATCCTGCGGGAATGACTGCGATAACAGAGTCGCGCTTTAGGGTATACGTTCGCCCGTAGCTTATTGTCGTTCCCGCCGGAAGATTCCTGACCGCCGTAATCCTGCTCTTGACGGTCATAACTGGGTGAAGTCCTAAGTTGCTTCCCTCGTTGCCTGTTTCTGTTGACGCATAGCCGTAAAGGACGAGGCCGAATCGTCCCATGTCTAAATGTGCCTCCGGGTAATCAATAACTCCCACAGAGGCCGCAGAGTGTACTATCTCGAAATCGCGTCCCATTCCGTGAAGGTACTCCCTTGCGTCAAGAAGCCGGGACAATTGCAGGCGCGTATAGTCAGAATCCCCGTCAGCCGCGGCAAAGTGCGTGAACATTCCTTCAGCATATAGCCCGGGCATGTTGCAGACTCCGAGAATCTCACGCGCTGTAGACTCTTTCCCACCGTCATCATCAGGCCAGTAAAATCCCGTCCGGCTCATTCCCGTATCAACCTTAATGTGAACGCGGATTGATTTCCCCGATGAGGCCGCGTAATCTGAGAGGGCTTTTGCGTTCTGAGAGTCGCCGACCGCCTGTGTGATTCTGAAATCGGCCATGAGTGAAGCGAGATCGGGAGTCGTTTGTCCGAGACATAATATCGGAATCGTTACGCCGTTTTTGCGGAGTTCGACTCCTTCCGGGATTGTTGCGACCGCGAGCCAGTCCGCGCCGGAGTCCTGTAACTTTTTGGCGCATTGAGTCATTCCGTGCCCGTATGCGTTTGCCTTCACGACTCCGAGAAATTTTGCTGACGGTGAAAGATGAGTCCTCAGAATTTTTGCGTTTAATGCGAGTGCGTCAAGATTTATTTCCGCCCACGTTCTTGAAAGCGCGAGTTCTAATTCTGTCATCAAAAAAATTGCGCCGTATACCCCTTGCTTTCGCTATGGGGAGGAGGCGCATACCTCCTATTTCTTGTTGTAACGCCCAAGGGCGTGCGGGCTTTATATCTGCTAACATGAAACAGACCTCCGCCCGCTAGAGTAATAATCCTTCGCCAATGTTATCCTGCGGTTTTGTATGCTTGCAACACTGTCCCTACCCCTCAGAACTGCTTAATCACAAGCCGCAGTGCTACAGATTAGGATTTACGTCCGTAGGTGCCTATATATTCGCAGGCAACGTAGCTTACGCTAAGGCTAGTCAGTCAAGGCTTTTACAAGCCTCCGGCTTTAGCCGTGAGGTTACTGACTATGATTCTCCTTGTGGATTGTATGAGGGATATTATATCTTCACTGCGTAATTTTTCAGACAAAAACGCCGGGCATATAGTGTAAAATACTCGCGCAAAATTTTTCGTTTACGTGAAGTGATTGCACAGTGCATACTGAAAGACAAGCAATAACCCTCTTGACATTCCGCGAAAATCGTAATCATAATTGTTACGGGCTTACGGGCTTACGGGCTTACGGGCTTACGGGCTTGGGCTATTCATATGCGTAAAATCCCTTCACATATTCGGATTCACCTGACGAGATTTTTCCTTTGAGCGCAAATTCAGATGTGCGGATTCATTTTCCGTGCGAGTCATTCAACCACAAACATAAAGGAGAATCTCAATATGAGTATCAGAAAATTAACATCAATACTTATCACGGCATTAATACTTTTCGGCGCAACATCAGCATTCGGAGCAGAATACAAAACAAAACTCACGCTCACAGTCGCTCACGCCTCAACAACAGATGAGGCATACGTCCTCACTGTCCCTGCCGACCTGACGCTTTCAGGTTCGGGCTGGAACTCAATCGGTAACGTCAACGTTGCTCATGACTCAACAAAAACAACGACAACATTCGACACTTCAAAGAAAGTTGTTGTTACTGCGTCATCACAGAACAGCGGTCTCACTAACACTACAGACAGCACCAAGAAAATCTCCTACACCTTCAAGAATGCTGAGACTGAAACAGGCGACGGTTCAAGCAATCTGTCGATCGAGTTCTCAGCGTCAGAAATCAACACTTCGGGCGGAACAAATAAGTCTTTCGGTATCGTAGTTGCCGACACAAGCAGTGCAAGCAACGGAACATACGAGGACTACATCACCTACACGGCGGAAGTTCAGTCGGCAGCCACAACCACCACCGTAACATGGAATGCCTCTGACATAACCGGCAGCGGTAATTCATTCACCAAAGACAACGTTACCATAACTGCCGGTAGCATAGATTTCCGCAATAAGACTTTCTATGAAGGCGGAACATTCACGACTACTCTTGGGAAATTCACCAAAATTGAAATCACTGCCGGTGACTTGGAGGAGTTTAGTGGCGGCGAAGGCTGGTCAGGAGGTACATGGACAGGCACTGCGTCCAACAGCGTAGCGTTCGGTAGGGATATTGCGCTAATTTCAACGATAGTCTTTACGATTGAGCAGTGATGAAGACAGTTTTACTCGCGCTGATTATCGCACTGGCCGCAAGTCCTGCATTCTGCGGAGAGATACATATTCCGGGCTATGAGGTGATTCACTTCAAGGCTGACAGTATCGAACAGCAGGTGTTTTTCCGAAACCCTGAGGAGAACGAAAGCTCTTTCAGAATGAGCATATACCTTTCTGACGGTTCACTCATCTGGAAGTCAAAGGACGTTCTTAATCCGGGAGAGGTCTTCCTGAGAATCGACCTCGAAAGGGAATTGAGGCGCGGAATTTACACTAATGCTCTTCTGAAGTATGAGTGCTGGACTGTTGACGGTAAATACAGAATGAACGGTGCAGAAATGCGGGTAACTCTGCTATTCGAGTAATGAAAGCAACACAAAATTTCAAGGAAGAAGGGAGGGAGGAAATATCATGAGAAGAAGAATCATGACGGCGTTAATATTTTCTGTTCTTGCGGTGTTCTTTGCTGTGTCGTCTGAGGCGGCATACACGACAAAATTAACGCTCGTAATCAACAGGTCTGCTCCCGTGAAAGTCAGCGCGGATCAAATTTCTTCTGACGGAACATTTCACGGGACTGTCGACTCTCGCAAAACGTCAACGGACTCGCATGGCCGGAGAACGTCAGAGACTCATACGCTTTTCACGAACAGGGCGGGAATCATAATGATGTCGGCTGATGTCCGTATCGCGTCAATGTCTGATGACTACAAAGCGTTATCGGGTGAAAAGTTTGCGGAGACTCTGAGCGTTGACTCGGTGATTGAGCTTTACGACTCTGCGTATGACAGCTATACATACTCGCTTGATGTCAAAGGACTTCCCGAATGGCTGAAAGTTTCGGGCGCAACAAAGACCAGTGAGTCAATATCTGTCGGAGTGAGTGAACACCATCATGAATTTGTGATTGCCGGGACTCCTGAGCGTGAATATGACACGGCCAATATAATTTTCACGGCGTTAATATTCGTGTCGGGTGATTATCCCGCAATGCTCGCAAAGGTCAGCAAGGACATAAATATTTCTGCCGAATCGATTCCGAAACCGCCTGACGAGATTCCGAAATCGCCGGATATTGTGCCTAAGTCGCCTGACGTTGTGCCGAAATCGCCGGATATATCGCCTGACGTTGTGCCTAAATCTGACGATGTAACGCCTGACGTTGTGCCAAAGTCTGACGATGTAACGCCGGATGTCGTGCCTAAATCTGATGACGTATCGACAACGCCGGATGAATCATCGACAACGCCGACAACAATTGACACTGGCGGAACTGGTACGGGCGCAGGGACTCGGACTCTTGCTGA
This genomic window from Synergistaceae bacterium contains:
- a CDS encoding SpoIID/LytB domain-containing protein, with the protein product MAFVLTWPGESFARDVYVRLSNSGSYSIGITEGMLTMTDSEGRLANLGDSAEISVSGGYAVIMGHQFLLPVRISGAGLLQHKGRMYRGAFMITPRAGLLNVIDVESYLCGVLPAEVGANWHNEALRTQAICARTYVLKQSMNRAEKGYDVVDTDADQVYKGAGVETAKTNQAVASTAGEVLTYGKDLAITYFHSDSGGHTADISDVWGTNYPYLKGVPEIVNYKSPVSSWNAKISAQRIQNAVKKVTGDDIGEISEVQVSEVDDGGRAVTMTFIGSNGSKSMKASQFRTAVSPREIKSTMLTPSGGAFKVDNKATPSGIVTPQKTQASDTALTFEEERGLAKMASEGVFTSTELIDMLSNPRKLKKYYQTGIGRVGKKS
- the ruvC gene encoding crossover junction endodeoxyribonuclease RuvC, whose translation is MPVCLGIDPGLARLGYGAVMMTDSGLCAVGYGCIETTPAMKFTERLLKLHTVLQEKITALCPDFVSVEKLFFGKNARTAEYVYQARGVIMLLIAENNLPFIELTPNSIKRSVTGNIKAKKHDIQAAVREILSLEETPRPDDTADALAAAVAGLSLYEGG
- a CDS encoding YebC/PmpR family DNA-binding transcriptional regulator produces the protein MSGHSKWANIKHRKAAQDAKRGNLFQKLVRAIIIAAKDGGGDPAMNMRLKTAIERAKAVSVPNDNITRAIKRGTGELGDISYDELTYEVIGPSGIAVLVNVMTDNRNRTTPEIRALLARNGGQMGSEGSVAWMFDRKGVIEVKGKDIDEDELMTLGLDSGMSDMEANDEGFTLYCEPSDLDTLQKALEDAKYVIDNAEVSMIAKTPVEVSDPEAARKVLRLVDALEEHDDVQNVYSNFDIPDEVASKIEDD
- the nadE gene encoding NAD(+) synthase, with protein sequence MRDVVIQCEKWLSDEVGKAGAKGIILGLSGGIDSSVLAALGREALGREGVLGVIMPCGSNPDDEKDAILLAESLDVRYTRADLSETFTVMCDAIGGNLSPLVRSNMKARLRMVTLYALGQSNGLLVCGTSNRSEYETGYFTKYGDSGSDLLPLVSFLKRDIRAMAKILGVPERIITKAPSAGLVDGQTDEGDMGFTYDVLDEYLASGKIDDPSAKQRIDVMRRRSEHKRKPIPFFGK
- a CDS encoding class I mannose-6-phosphate isomerase — its product is MLPFRLKPVYKDYIWGGKNLITSWRKTPESETLAESWELASHPDGDNIILDGELSGLTLSEAVRRFPAIVSGKFSPDDSFPLMVKLIDAARPLSVQVHPFTEYARRVEHSRGKIEAWYILGHEEGAYIYLGFSRHVTRREFERAIMDETLTDILRKIYVNDGDMFFIPAGTIHAIGAGITLAEIQENSNITYRVYDYGRLGADGKPRELHIRKALDVTNTFPLNITPPGRAGNVIVSCNKFRAERLRAPFTGNTQGKGFRFMMCIDGECVFRCGDFSCGLLKGGNIFVPCNCEHDYAFSGDGEILVTSE
- the alr gene encoding alanine racemase — encoded protein: MTELELALSRTWAEINLDALALNAKILRTHLSPSAKFLGVVKANAYGHGMTQCAKKLQDSGADWLAVATIPEGVELRKNGVTIPILCLGQTTPDLASLMADFRITQAVGDSQNAKALSDYAASSGKSIRVHIKVDTGMSRTGFYWPDDDGGKESTAREILGVCNMPGLYAEGMFTHFAAADGDSDYTRLQLSRLLDAREYLHGMGRDFEIVHSAASVGVIDYPEAHLDMGRFGLVLYGYASTETGNEGSNLGLHPVMTVKSRITAVRNLPAGTTISYGRTYTLKRDSVIAVIPAGYADGVHRVLSNNYGVKVHGAACPVLGRVCMDMMMIDVTDVPNVKAGDVAVILDGELAPIAAKNAGTIIHEIVCAPSARVPRVYIDGGKMSV